The DNA sequence TTCCCTgctgaaaaatattatattacatcaTTGCGATTGACAACTGAATTGGTGATTTAATTTGGTTTCAACTTTTAATATAGATATGCTTCTTTATTAACTGCAGAAAAAGCGCTGGGGAAGCTGCTGGAGCTTATACTGGTGTTTTGGACCCCATAAAAACAACAAGAGAATTGGTAACGCTGTCCTTGTTCCTGAACCTGTTGAACCAGTGGGTCAAGTTGGATCTCATGCTGCTATTGCTGCACCAAATCCTTCAACAGCCGTTGCAATGCCATTCGTTGTCCCTCCCTCTTCACCTGCATCTTTTCTGGAATCTGATCCTCCATCTGCCACTCAATCACCGGTTGGATTATTCTCTCTCAGTTCTCTCAATGTCAATGCTTCTGGTGGACCTGCATCCATTTTTGCCATAGGTCCTTATACCTACGAGACTCAGTTAGTCTCACCGCCTGTATTTTCTAACTTTACCACTGAACCATCTACTGCTCCTTTCACTCCACCTCCTGAATCTGTGCAGCTGACGACACCATCATCCCCTGAGGTGCCATTTGCTCAATTATTGGAATCTTCTCTGGATCAAGATTGTAAAAGTAAAGGTACAAATCAGAGGTTTGCATTATCCAATTATGAGTTTCAACTTTATCAACAATACCCCGGAAGCCCTGGCACCCAACTTATATCACCTGGATCAATCATTTCTACTTCTGGAAGTTCTACTCCTTTCCCTGATAGACACCCACTTCTTGAATTCCACAAAGGGGAAGAAGCATCAAACCTCTTGGGCTTTGAACACTTCTCGACACATAAATGGAATTCCAGAGTTGGATCAGGATCTTTGACACCAGACAGTACTGGGCAAGGTTCAGGACTAGGCTCAGGATCTTTGACACCTAATACTGTTATTAAGCCAGCTTCACAACTAGGCTCTGGGTGTTTGACACCTGATGGTGCAGCACCAACTGCTGCAAATGACATCTATGTTGGAAAACCGATTTCTGAGTTAACATCCCTCGCAAATTCCAAGAACGAGTGTCAACCCAATGCAGCATTAGTCGATCACAGAGTTTCATTTGAATTGCCTGGGGAGGATGTTGCACGATGTCTTCCAAATAAATCAGGGTCTCCTTTGATCGGAAACATCTCAGGGTCTTCTCAGGATACAGTGGTTGGAGAGCCTGTTGACAGAGAAAGGATACCCCAGAACTCTGATAGTTGCTGTGATTTGTGTTCAAGGAAAACTTCAAATGATAAGCCTGAAAATTCTCCTGGAGAAGGAGAAGAGCAGTGCAATTCTTCCAAAGAATTTAACTTTGACAGCAGAAATGGTGTTGTTTCTGATGATCCTGCCAATGCCTCGGAATGGTGGACTAACAAGAAAATGGTTGGAAAGGAAGGTAGATCAAGCAACGGTCCGGCATTTTTCCCAATGTTACAGTCAGAAGTCGTTTAAAGATGTAGTTCATTGCGATAGGACTTAGGAGCCGTATctctcaaattttttaaataatataaattattttttgtgacATTTAATTAGGACTATCTCGAATTTGgtgttttttaataaagaatgTTTACGATTTATAAATAGTCTCCGGCTAGTGAGCGCTATGGATAAACAACCAAACTTGTTTATGAAAATGTGTCAGATGTAACTTTAGTTCctgtaagaaaatattaaaaagatctTTAAATGGTTATAGTACTTTCGAACTTTAGTTATATATTGCacataaattgttatattattattttctctcatttttatttcttatttttctttcacataatttatgcataaatttgaCTTTGTCTTGAGTTATAAGCTCATTGTTGAATGTTGAGTCCGAGCTGGGTGTTTGAATATAttggttttttaaattaaatttaataatcaaagaAATAAGTTATTTAGTCATTgctcattaaaaaaaagtaaagtttGTAATAAATGTgtagtataaaattaaatatagaacACAATTATCTactcataatttaatattaaaaaaatttaggtcatatatatatatatatatatatatatatatatatatatatatatatatatatatatatatacaaaacaaaaataccttcttaatttttaataaactaaatattactaaataacaatacttctaaaataaataactacTTTTTAATGAATTCCCTGAACTTatcttattctttatttttttacaacatATCTATTACTGTCTCttcttaaaaacaaaatttataacttaaacaattttttctcctaattattattgagtaaatcatttcaaaaaaaataaatatacataattatccaaaaataaattacaacacttacaaaatattaaaacaacaatTCTTGTcatcttaattttttcttcttcttattttaatcatctctttaaattaaattatttaaataaagttaatactTCAATTCTTATCTACcacaaaaaaaaaggtaaattaTACTACCTTTTAAATCGTCATCTTCATTCTACTACTaccttatttaaaataaattattactaCATAAAATTATACTCCTAATTTTTAACTTCActtcttttcaaataattttacatacaatcatttcataaataattttatttctctcACTCATTACGCCAAAATATCtattaactaatttattttatataaatagatatacatttttcaaatataattttacaaaaatcaatcacaaatacaaatattattccatctttttttattttgatttttcaattctaatttttaaaaaagtgaaaaaaaaatccaggTCAAAATTTGGTTTCTAATTGCCAcaagtgaaaattagaattcaatGCTATATATGTCTAAATATAAGGAAGAATATgctatatatgaaataaaagaacTGAACTGTGGTActgaagaaataaaaatcacaaatgaagattagattttttttcctatctattatttttataaattaaacagtaaaataaaaattgtgagaaTATAGAATACTGGTTTTAAGCGTATATGCGTTTTATTGATTATATAAGCGATCAGTCTAtaacttcatattttttcccaattgtaattttttctatttttttttcttcagtttaAGTGTTCACTGAATAATTAGGGTTCTTGTTCTACATCATGTACCTTGTTGATATATTGAGATTGTTCAAAtccaaaatataattagtttgttgaaaaaaatattgcattcaataaaaaattaggtcattcttttttttttttattcttctagtatataataatgttttcattcttttttgaaatACTAATTGGTCTTATTACATTGTTagaaaaactatataaatactttaaatattatCCACGTGAAGTGaagacaaaatatttttttaatatttgaatatttaaatgcataaacaagtactttttaatatttgaatattaaaaagcATAATCAATGTGCatgatttatataaatataaagttcaTTTGATGAAATGGAAAAAAACGtgaaatttcataatttatattcatGGGTTTGTTTTTCTATTACATGCATGCATGGTTCTAAAAGAATCAAAGAATTAAGTtcttacaatttaaaataattaagtttatacttttaaaataagttatttactatatagttttcatattttttaattaattattcaaaaaatatataaaattttaaaaatataagtacaAGTACAATAGTATGAAATTTTCTAGTAAATTCATAAACACGGTGTTTTAAAaactcaaatttaattatataattaaattacatatttcaaTTAAGTAAAATTATCGATCAATAACAGAAATTTCTACAACAATTACTGTTAACAATATACGAAGGAGGTAAGTGAACAAATTCAATATACCAATCTCCATTAGAACACAAAGGACGCCATAAGGTTCTTTACAGATTAAAAAGCATCAAAAAAAACTGactattataattttaacactAAATTAATTGATCATTTATCACTCtaagattattttattcatttcaaaagtcaatttatcacaattttaattatcaaattagTATACACCCTATTTCAATGAATATCCCTCCTTTCTTAAAAAAGTATGATGCTATGTTCAGATTAAAcacttattatatttattgaattatttgtgattggatataaattttaaatgatgcTAGAAAGTTCTAACAATCTTTAAGTCCTTTATATAACTTACAATTATTTGCCCAGAGTTGTATCACGCACTCAAATTTGATCTAAATCCTCTGTAATCCTTTAGAAAAAATGCATGTTgaaaattcttatttatttttgtattcacAAGACTCTCGCCTAATCTAAAAGTACTTCTTTACTTTGTTAAATATTAGTTcatacttcataaaatattagttcATCCTTTTAGATTTGAATGAATGATTAATGATGTTACATTGTATAATTATTACAGaacaaaatgaattttgaaacaGTAGATGACCAATGTGTTAATGATAATTTGAATAATTCTTTGCCACCAatcaaagaagagaatgagggTACTGATTTTGATAGAGAAAGTAAGAGACCAAGGGGAACTATTTCTAAGGTTTGGgatcattttacaaaaattagtataaaagaTGGTAAAAAAAGGCAAAATGTAATGCATGTGGTGCAGAGTGTGTTTTTGGTGGTACAAAAGTAGGGACCTCATCAATGTTGCGTCATTTGTCAAAGTATATGGTcctaaaaaagttaaaagacgATAATGTGGGAAAAATGATAATTGATCATGCTAGAAAATTAAGGTCTGGGAAAATTGACCAAAAAGTTGTAAGTGACCTTATTTCAATGACTATTATTCAACGTGGGCTTCCATATAATTTTGTTGAATATAAATGGATTAAAGAATTACTTGTATATCTAAATCCAAAAGTAAGAGTTCCAAGTAGAAATATAGTTGTGTCTAATATTTCAAAGAAATTCCATTAACACAAGGAAATGGTGAAACTTGCAATGCGTAAATCTCATAACCAAATTTGTTTGACATCTGATTATTGGACTTCTATAAATCAAGAATGATTTATTTGTTTGACTGCTCATTTTGTTGATGCTAGTGGGAAGTTGAATAGTAAGATTATTGCCTTTTGTAAAATGGAACCTCCACATATCAGTCATGATTTGGCACAATTTTTTTGCTTTGTTGCTTGATTGGGGAATAGACAGGAAGATTTTTTCTATCACATTAGACAATGCTAGTGCCAATGAGGTGTTGCAAAAAATTTTGTATGAGCAATTGAAGTTGCAAAATAGTTTGATATGTAATGGTGATTACTTTCATGTAAGGTGTAGTGCACATGTATTGAATATTATTGTTCAAGAGGGTTTAAGGGTAGCTTCTGATGCTTTGAATAAGATTAGAGAGAGTATCAAGTATGTGAGAGGATCGAAGGCaagaaaaattacatttaaagaACGTGTTATTCAAGTAAGGGGTATTGATACCAAAGTAGGTTTGAGAATAGATGTTGCTACTAGATGAAATTCTATCTATCTTATGCTTGAGAGTGCAATTAGATATCGACGTGCCTTTGGATGCTTGGCTATCCGTGATAAAAATTATGTTCATTGTCCATCAAATGATTTGTGGAAAAGGGCTGAAAAAATGTGAGTTCTTGAAGCCATtttatataatgactaattgaTTTCAGGTTCTTCTTATCCAACTTAAAATCGTTACTTCATGCAAGTTTCGAAAATCGAATGTTTGTTACAGAAAAATGCAAAAAGTGATGATCCGACGTTTAAAGATATGTCATTGAGTATTATGAACAAGTTTAGTAAGTATTGGGATCACTATTGTAACATTCTTACTATTGGGGCTATTCTTGATCCACGGATGAAGTTTGaagcaatttgattttgttattaaaagatTAATCATTCTACTTGTGaagaaaaagattaatattttaaagaataacatgtATAAGTTGTTTGAAGAATACGTGAAATTAAATCCAAATGAGTCAAACAGTTCAAGTTCTCAAGTTGTCCCTTCAACACAACTTGCTTCTTCTACAAATGATGAGCCAGTGATGGATGCATTTGATGTAagtttttaattctaaaaacaACTTGCTTTGTTTTGTTACTTAATTATGaatgacattattttttttctcatatttttgtAGGAATATATTGATTATTTGAGCCAACATGTTATTGACACAAGAAGGTCTGAACTGGATCTCTATTTAGATGAAGGAAATCTTGATCCAAAATTTTTTGATAAGTTGGATGTATTGAGCTATTGGAGGGATCGTCGAGATCGTTATCCAAACTTGTCTAAGATGGCTTGTAACGTTCTTAGCATTCCAATCACTACCGTTGCTAGTGAGTTTACCTTTAGTCTTGGTTCTCATGTGCTTACAAAATATCATTCTTCCATTCTTCCATGGAATGTTGAGGCACTCATTTTAACCCAAAATTGGTTGCATAGTTTTGAACTAATAGGTAACATTATTGTTagtattgaaaaattaatttaataattattacttaGTCTTTGAATATCATTAGTTAACATTCTTTTTTATCGTAGATGAGGATAAAAAAGATGCtttaagagatgaaaatgttatggatttatccattcaagactctaatattataGTTGGATAAGTCACAAGAATGTTTTGATCTTAGAtagtaatttgtatttttatttatttattttggtttgtattggaATTTAACATCATTTTGGATTATATTGAGATTGTAttcaagtttatttaaattttaatccgaaatataatttttgacttaagaaaaaaaattatattttttaattaagtgggctagtgagccaacccgtttaacccgccaacccgtggtgggccggaCCGAGTTCGAATTTTTTCgactcgctaataagtgagtcgggtttGGTTGACCCACTAAATAACCAACTCGTGATGGGCCAGATTGGGCCGGGCTGGGTagcccattttgacagctctagttTTACCACCTTTATTCTCGAACTTTAacgtgaaattgaaatttgtttttgtcCGAAATTTTGTTACGTtttgattttcaaactttaaaaataaataaacatagttttttttaaccACGTAAACTTTTTTAACAtgtcaaacatattttatattatgactTAAATTGTTTATGTCGTTTAATACATTTTTCACTTCaatgtcataaaaaaaacaaaacgtgttttacatgttaaaaaagtttaattaaaagatttatatttattatgttgaaCCTCCGCTCCATAAGAATTGGATAATCAATGGAAACAAAATAGAAACCCCATTGCAATGTTTCATTTCATAAATAATCCGAAGTTAAATAATATCTAATCCTTCCTTggatttttgtttgaaaatgagACTCAGAGTCAAAAGGAAACGGGTTCAATGGAACCAAGGTCCAACAGGAGGAGACGTTTCCCCTTCCTGTCCCCCTCCCCtcctctttttttcttaataggAGTGGAGAGAAGTTATGGTGACGTAGGATGAGgtgtaaaaagtaataataaagtgaaagaaaacaaatcaaaatggGCTTACTAGCccataaaaaactaattaattttattaaacaatctacaattttttattttctcttttctttattgtattctttattctttctttttacattttcttttctatcctatttatttgttttattttttatttaattttgaactttacattttctaattttttaacattaaagtattagttaataattttaatttttaatgaaattttgtagaatattttacttttattcttttatttactatttatcttttgaattttcataaaataaattttatctatagACGAAATTGGATGATAACATTATtagataaaaaagttatattcattttaaatttagagaccaaattatattaattttgagataagaagaaattttaattttctgttaataaactaaaaatatatttaatcgtatattattttggattattttaaattacttattctattatgattttttgtttttatggttTGCTATTGTTCTGCCTTTtcatgttttcattttattgaAATGTTCTATCACCCCTCTTTATCTGCCTCAAATATGATCCTGTTAGTTCTGTAAGGGCTattgaaaaattgtaaaatctaTCTAATTTGATTAACATTGCTTTATATTTGTACCATTAATTAATGCTGAGATATTGAAGTCAAAGggagaggaaaaaaaagaagaaaaatgagacAGTGGTACCATCTGCATTATTTTACTAGACTAGAGCATGGCCTATATGGACCAATGTGCTGCTCAAAGGTTCTAACAACTTTCTGCCTCTTAATGTTCAATCAAATTGCagaattaaacatatttttttatattgttaaaattattattaaatatataaaaaataataatttatctctttaattttatatatttgtttttcctcAGCATATTGTCTCCAAATAATTCAATGTCCTAGATTCGTCACTATTTGAAGCTTCAAATTCATTTATCTTGTAAACTCgaaaaaagtgaaaatgaaaaGGTGATTTTATTGATGGCACGAGCGAAGGGACCCTTTCTTTGTtgtttgttcttgttttggtgTCTCTTTCTCGGTCCACAAATAGTTCCCtacataaaatatttctatttctttctccAAATGAAAGGTGTTTCGTTTTCCACAACCTCCACATTCTAACTTTTCTCTTCAATGGTTGTGAATGCCTATATTCATGGTAACCCAAACAATgtgtattcatttctttttttcaagcAACAACCATTTTCAGTAAAAGCAACCCAAAGATTCACATGCACTAATCTATGAACAAAAGACGCGAATTTTGGTAACTAGTTTCCATGGACTTTTTACATCAAAATCGTTATATCACCCATtacataaattttgattataaataaaagaagtcACCAAATAGTGCTATTATTTTCTACTATcgtaataaacaattttatagtatGTTTTTCAGAAACCTTTGCAACAGCACATAACCTTACAATGTTTTGGTTTTTATGGTAGATTTGTCTGTTTGTAATCTTgtataaaagagaagaaaaagataacACTTTTTAAAAGAATCAATAAAGGGATTTCAAAACTAAGATTGGGTGTGAATGTGAGTCTGACACGGGCTACAGGACAGTGTGCAGTAAAGTGAACAGTTGACAATTGCACTACTCTCTGCTTTCACAGGTTTTTTACACTTTTTCAACTTTCCCACTTTCTTTCTACTCTCACACTACAATTCTCcaccaatatttttaatattttatttcaccatctattcttatttttttagcTTATCCTCTGTCTCGGTATCTTCTTGTATCAAGgtattattatctttaattatgatattatgtTGATTTTCGTAGTAATGAGATGCTTTTTAAATTTAgacattaatttaaattataatctgAATCAACCTTTATTATTGATTTGGATATTCTTCTTTGTCTCCTCTCTCTGAATTCGTTGATTCCACAATTTGTCTCACAAATTATATTACCTTGGTTTTGCAACCGAAAGTTCCTTTTTTATTTAGAGTATTTCTGCACATCAGGTTTCACTGTTCTTATCAATGTGGAAGAAGATTGCACAAGGTACACACTTACATAGCTATGCACCATATGAACTGATAGTTTTATTCATTGTTTTCTGATAAAGTAACAATTTTGTAAGTTAAAGGTGAAAATTGAAAGTGAAGAAACCTAATTTTGTGAAGTGGGATTTCCACTATTTTTCAAAGGATGGTGAACTGTGGTACAAttgaaacaattaaaaatgtcaTCTTCTGGTTGAGAGTGACTCTATCCATAAAGTTTCTGCTTTCTTAACTCCAAGCTTCCAATATTTGGTGAAGAACAGGccacaaaaacagatgaaaccTACTCTACTTGGCtgatttaaaaacatatatgcAGTTCAAATCTCACGCCATGTAAGAAAAGGACATGTTGTATGGTCTACACTTTGAAGCATTTATTCTAACCTTTTCACACTCTTTACATGAAAACTTCCAAACCATTTTTTCTCATCAATCTTCTACGGTCTCTATCTCTTGTTATTAAATTcatagagaaaaatataatctaaCATTAAGCTCAATCCCCATCTTGGAGGAGCTCACTTTAAATCACCGCCATTTGTCTCTGCTCATAATGTCcactaattaaacaaaacatgtttAACCCAATCAAGTTTCTTATGTATGTGTGCAAAGCAAAGTAGTTGCAAGTTTTGTTTCTGTACATCTAATTAGTCAGATATATTTAGAGTAATTATTGAAGCTCAGGATTAGTATAATACCAATCATTGTGTCAAAGAATTATAATTTGGAGACCGACAAGAGAGAACAAAAGAATACTTAATTGATTCTTGGAATTTTGCCTGGGAAGGTAGCAGCTATAAGTAACAGTggtctttttcaaattttaactctTTGGTGATTTACATGGTGCGTTTAATATAATAGAATATAGGGTAACATTTCACCATGTGGATATGCTAAATTATTAGTTGACGTGCGCGTGCCCTGAAAAGACTGAAGATGCTTCAGTTTTGTTTCACCCCAACTCACCGAGATATTCCTCGACGTAATCCAATCTACAGCTACAAAGCTAATCTGTCATAAGAAAGCGAAgcacacaaaagaaaaacacgTTGTTAGCCACAGAAAATTGATGCTTCTTAGTTAGGCCTCATTGTCTGTCCATGAAAACTTAAGTCTTATAGGTAAGCTTTTCTGAAGGAAGAATGGATGAATTGTCCACTCTTTTTGCTATATCTGAAACCTTTGACCTTGCTTTTGTGCTGTTGATATTTTGGAAAGATGACACGAGTAAATTGTTTGCCTATGTCTTTGTATAGTACTCCACTTGCTTAACTGCTAATCTTTGTTTTTTGCTGATGTTTCAGAGATTGAATTTTCATATTTCAGGAATTTTGCTCAGAGAGTAGTAGTGTTGTACTGTTGATAGTATAAAGGTGGAAGGAAGTATCGGACTTTGGTTGGAACAAGGAAGTTGTTGTTTGCTTGTTTAGTCGCAATAATGGCATTGGCTCCTGTTTCAAAAGTGGTATTTGGTTTAATTGCATTTGCAATCTTCTGGGTCTTAGCAGTTTTCCCAGCTGTGCCTTTTCTACCTATTGGGAGAACTGCAGGGTCCCTCCTTGGAGCCATGCTTATGGTCCTATTCCAAGTTATTACTCCAGATGAGGCTTATGCAACCATTGATCTTCCAATTCTTGGTCTTCTCTTTGGGACAATGGTTGTGAGTGTCTATCTTGAAAGAGCTGACATGTTTAAGTATATAGGGAAGTTGCTGGCTTGGAAGAGTAGAGGTGCAAAGGACTTACTTTGTAGGATATGTGTTATCTCTGCTGTTTCAAGTGCTCTCTTCACAAATGACACCTCTTGTGTGGTTTTGACTGAATTCATATTGAAAATTGCGAGACAGCATAACCTTCCACCAACACCCTTTCTACTTGCCCTTGCTTCGAGTGCTAATATTGGGTCCTCAGCAACTCCAATTGGCAACCC is a window from the Vigna unguiculata cultivar IT97K-499-35 chromosome 7, ASM411807v1, whole genome shotgun sequence genome containing:
- the LOC114189689 gene encoding uncharacterized protein LOC114189689 isoform X1 codes for the protein MGTVNNTVNAAASAIVAAESRVQPVTSPKKRWGSCWSLYWCFGPHKNNKRIGNAVLVPEPVEPVGQVGSHAAIAAPNPSTAVAMPFVVPPSSPASFLESDPPSATQSPVGLFSLSSLNVNASGGPASIFAIGPYTYETQLVSPPVFSNFTTEPSTAPFTPPPESVQLTTPSSPEVPFAQLLESSLDQDCKSKGTNQRFALSNYEFQLYQQYPGSPGTQLISPGSIISTSGSSTPFPDRHPLLEFHKGEEASNLLGFEHFSTHKWNSRVGSGSLTPDSTGQGSGLGSGSLTPNTVIKPASQLGSGCLTPDGAAPTAANDIYVGKPISELTSLANSKNECQPNAALVDHRVSFELPGEDVARCLPNKSGSPLIGNISGSSQDTVVGEPVDRERIPQNSDSCCDLCSRKTSNDKPENSPGEGEEQCNSSKEFNFDSRNGVVSDDPANASEWWTNKKMVGKEGRSSNGPAFFPMLQSEVV
- the LOC114189689 gene encoding uncharacterized protein LOC114189689 isoform X2, producing the protein MNQKKKKRWGSCWSLYWCFGPHKNNKRIGNAVLVPEPVEPVGQVGSHAAIAAPNPSTAVAMPFVVPPSSPASFLESDPPSATQSPVGLFSLSSLNVNASGGPASIFAIGPYTYETQLVSPPVFSNFTTEPSTAPFTPPPESVQLTTPSSPEVPFAQLLESSLDQDCKSKGTNQRFALSNYEFQLYQQYPGSPGTQLISPGSIISTSGSSTPFPDRHPLLEFHKGEEASNLLGFEHFSTHKWNSRVGSGSLTPDSTGQGSGLGSGSLTPNTVIKPASQLGSGCLTPDGAAPTAANDIYVGKPISELTSLANSKNECQPNAALVDHRVSFELPGEDVARCLPNKSGSPLIGNISGSSQDTVVGEPVDRERIPQNSDSCCDLCSRKTSNDKPENSPGEGEEQCNSSKEFNFDSRNGVVSDDPANASEWWTNKKMVGKEGRSSNGPAFFPMLQSEVV